The sequence TATACAATGCCCCGCAGGCCGTAGGCAGTGGCAAGGTCGGGATCAAGGCGGATGGCCATATCGAGGTCTTCAATGGACCGCTGGTATTGCTTCAGTGAACCATAAACACTGCCCCTGTTATTGTAGGCACCCGCCAGTGAGGGATCGAGGCGGATGGCCACATCGAGGTCCTCGATGGCCCGCCGGTATTGCTTCAGGTTTTTATAGGCATTGCCCCGGTTGTTGTAGGCAGAGGCAATATCGGGATCAATTTGGATGGCTTGGTCCAAGTCCTCGATAGCCCGCCGGTATTGCTTCAAATTGTTGTTGGTGGCACCACGGTTTACGTAGGCCGTGGCATCGTCGGGATCAAGTTGGATGGCCTGGTCATAGTCCTCAATGGCCCGCTGGTGCTGCTTCAGGTCATCATAAGCAATGCCCCGCCCATTGTAGGCAGCGGGGTACCCGGGATCGATCCGAATAGCCTGACCGAAGTATTCAATGGCCTTTTCCGGCAGATCGAAGCGCCGTTTCTTGCTGTCCCACAGGGCTGTTCCTTTTTCATACCATTGCTGTGCGGTGAGGCGGTGGGTGTTTTCACGGAAGGCGGTCTTGAGGGTTTCCTTTTCTTCCGGGGAGGCTCCGGCGTTCATGCGGGCCATGCGCTCCTCCAGTTCCTTCACCCGCGCCAGCAGGGTTTTCACGCGCCGTTCCGAA comes from Candidatus Glassbacteria bacterium and encodes:
- a CDS encoding tetratricopeptide repeat protein, with amino-acid sequence MMRRSPVRLLLLLFTITAFAVPAGGEVITVRKEVRQLLGSAMSQDDARIAAIAMAKRLALEEAGTYLETLSVVRNAELVQDEILALSSGVLKTEIVEEQPFMEGSAFGIRVVAMIRVDTTGLEERVKTLLADRVQMQRLKDSERRVKTLLARVKELEERMARMNAGASPEEKETLKTAFRENTHRLTAQQWYEKGTALWDSKKRRFDLPEKAIEYFGQAIRIDPGYPAAYNGRGIAYDDLKQHQRAIEDYDQAIQLDPDDATAYVNRGATNNNLKQYRRAIEDLDQAIQIDPDIASAYNNRGNAYKNLKQYRRAIEDLDVAIRLDPSLAGAYNNRGSVYGSLKQYQRSIEDLDMAIRLDPDLATAYGLRGIVYTLLRQDRRAIEDFGEAIRLDPDLAMAYVGRGFAHDALGEQEQAKRDWRRACELGEKQVCNR